One part of the Arabidopsis thaliana chromosome 1 sequence genome encodes these proteins:
- the CSK gene encoding chloroplast sensor kinase (chloroplast sensor kinase (CSK); CONTAINS InterPro DOMAIN/s: Signal transduction histidine kinase, subgroup 1, dimerisation/phosphoacceptor domain (InterPro:IPR003661); Has 35333 Blast hits to 34131 proteins in 2444 species: Archae - 798; Bacteria - 22429; Metazoa - 974; Fungi - 991; Plants - 531; Viruses - 0; Other Eukaryotes - 9610 (source: NCBI BLink).), with the protein MLLSAIASQTLLSSNPNLHFSNSIPNPRPSNPSLKLLNASSSSSSSSSSSIFTRGLRYVNHTVSNEESEPGGGETMVASASAIASAIRGASTTPVEFTQMIEKDHLKTKIILPSPDFQRLCLEQLDLFRQIVDPNAVLSIYVRPAGSYVMDRLELRRVTCYPSVNAGDVVILVGNFGIPAGLRAAEASLSSQQVELVSKHRAAVFPMVKHPFVVGFLVAELPVEAEEEEEEEEEEKPHGVNQFLSPEEAYALPASANTKSPRVKLPSVKVFTEEQRSYAINISRTLAMAYVMDQKTMLLQQSSWQNNVRMSKLVEQIRGPLSTMRTLSKMLSTHTKRNQISHDIVEDLIVQGDQIKDTLEELQDAVHLTKANIVRHNEEALKKINKTHNETRRSKYEHKDPIDGSQISSTRLSLGSGLDDSEMPMPPLALAPLQMHSIRKTMRHF; encoded by the exons ATGCTTCTTTCTGCAATCGCTTCTCAGACCCTTCTCTCATCAAACCCTAATCTACACTTCTCCAATTCTATTCCAAACCCTAGACCTTCTAATCCCTCCCTTAAGCTCCTCAatgcctcttcttcttcctcctcctcgtcgtcgtcttctaTATTTACACGCGGTCTCCGTTACGTAAACCACACTGTATCTAATGAAGAATCAGAACCCGGAGGAGGAGAGACCATGGTTGCTTCTGCTTCCGCTATAGCTTCCGCGATTCGTGGAGCTTCAACAACTCCTGTAGAGTTCACACAGATGATTGAGAAAGACCATCTCAAGACTAAGATTATCTTGCCAAGTCCTGATTTTCAACGGCTTTGTCTTGAGCAATTAGATCTCTTTCGTCAAATCGTTGATCCAAACGCAGTACTCTCG atatATGTAAGACCAGCTGGTAGCTATGTGATGGATCGATTAGAGTTGCGTCGTGTCACTTGTTATCCAAGTGTTAATGCTGGAGACGTTGTGATCTTAGTTGGAAACTTTGGTATCCCTGCGGGTCTACGAGCAGCTGAAGCATCACTTTCTAGTCAACAA GTAGAACTTGTGAGTAAACATAGAGCTGCTGTGTTTCCAATGGTGAAACACCCGTTTGTTGTCGGTTTCTTGGTTGCTGAGTTACCAGTAGAAGccgaggaggaggaggaggaggaggaagaggaaaaacCGCATGGTGTAAATCAGTTTCTTTCCCCTGAGGAAGCTTATGCTTTGCCTGCTTCAGCTAATACAAAATCACCTAGAGTTAAACTTCCTTCTGTTAAGGTTTTCACTGAAGAGCAGAGATCGTATGCGATTAATATTTCTCGGACTCTCGCTATGGCTTATGTCATGGATCAG AAAACAATGTTACTTCAACAGTCATCTTGGCAAAACAATGTGAGGATGAGTAAGCTAGTGGAGCAG ATCCGTGGTCCGCTCTCTACCATGAGGACTTTAAGTAAAATGCTTTCAACTCACACTAAGAGAAATCAG ATTTCACATGATATTGTGGAAGACTTAATAGTTCAAGGTGATCAAATAAAGGATACCCTTGAAGAACTTCAGGATGCAGTTCACTTGACAAAG GCTAATATAGTGCGCCACAACGAAGAAGCCctaaagaagataaataaaacacacaatGAAACAAGGAGATCAAAGTATGAACATAAGGACCCCATTGATGGCTCACAAATCTCAAGTACACGCCTTTCCTTGGGTTCTGGATTAGATGATTCAGAAATGCCTATGCCACCTCTTGCCCTGGCACCCCTACAAATGCACAGTATAAG GAAGACCATGCGACATTTCTAA
- the CSK gene encoding chloroplast sensor kinase (chloroplast sensor kinase (CSK); CONTAINS InterPro DOMAIN/s: ATPase-like, ATP-binding domain (InterPro:IPR003594); Has 698 Blast hits to 698 proteins in 263 species: Archae - 2; Bacteria - 628; Metazoa - 0; Fungi - 1; Plants - 41; Viruses - 0; Other Eukaryotes - 26 (source: NCBI BLink).) — MLLSAIASQTLLSSNPNLHFSNSIPNPRPSNPSLKLLNASSSSSSSSSSSIFTRGLRYVNHTVSNEESEPGGGETMVASASAIASAIRGASTTPVEFTQMIEKDHLKTKIILPSPDFQRLCLEQLDLFRQIVDPNAVLSIYVRPAGSYVMDRLELRRVTCYPSVNAGDVVILVGNFGIPAGLRAAEASLSSQQVELVSKHRAAVFPMVKHPFVVGFLVAELPVEAEEEEEEEEEEKPHGVNQFLSPEEAYALPASANTKSPRVKLPSVKVFTEEQRSYAINISRTLAMAYVMDQKTMLLQQSSWQNNVRMSKLVEQIRGPLSTMRTLSKMLSTHTKRNQISHDIVEDLIVQGDQIKDTLEELQDAVHLTKANIVRHNEEALKKINKTHNETRRSKYEHKDPIDGSQISSTRLSLGSGLDDSEMPMPPLALAPLQMHSIRPCDISNVLLDMVETVRPLALTQQRVVELGENSASLQVAVEEPALRQALSNLIEGALLRTHVGGKVEILSTRAPAGGSLVVIDDDGPDMRYMTQMHSLTPFGAELLSENMVEDNMTWNFVAGLTVAREILESYGCVIRVISPRSSDAALGAGGTRVELWLPAFPAAVSEANEA; from the exons ATGCTTCTTTCTGCAATCGCTTCTCAGACCCTTCTCTCATCAAACCCTAATCTACACTTCTCCAATTCTATTCCAAACCCTAGACCTTCTAATCCCTCCCTTAAGCTCCTCAatgcctcttcttcttcctcctcctcgtcgtcgtcttctaTATTTACACGCGGTCTCCGTTACGTAAACCACACTGTATCTAATGAAGAATCAGAACCCGGAGGAGGAGAGACCATGGTTGCTTCTGCTTCCGCTATAGCTTCCGCGATTCGTGGAGCTTCAACAACTCCTGTAGAGTTCACACAGATGATTGAGAAAGACCATCTCAAGACTAAGATTATCTTGCCAAGTCCTGATTTTCAACGGCTTTGTCTTGAGCAATTAGATCTCTTTCGTCAAATCGTTGATCCAAACGCAGTACTCTCG atatATGTAAGACCAGCTGGTAGCTATGTGATGGATCGATTAGAGTTGCGTCGTGTCACTTGTTATCCAAGTGTTAATGCTGGAGACGTTGTGATCTTAGTTGGAAACTTTGGTATCCCTGCGGGTCTACGAGCAGCTGAAGCATCACTTTCTAGTCAACAA GTAGAACTTGTGAGTAAACATAGAGCTGCTGTGTTTCCAATGGTGAAACACCCGTTTGTTGTCGGTTTCTTGGTTGCTGAGTTACCAGTAGAAGccgaggaggaggaggaggaggaggaagaggaaaaacCGCATGGTGTAAATCAGTTTCTTTCCCCTGAGGAAGCTTATGCTTTGCCTGCTTCAGCTAATACAAAATCACCTAGAGTTAAACTTCCTTCTGTTAAGGTTTTCACTGAAGAGCAGAGATCGTATGCGATTAATATTTCTCGGACTCTCGCTATGGCTTATGTCATGGATCAG AAAACAATGTTACTTCAACAGTCATCTTGGCAAAACAATGTGAGGATGAGTAAGCTAGTGGAGCAG ATCCGTGGTCCGCTCTCTACCATGAGGACTTTAAGTAAAATGCTTTCAACTCACACTAAGAGAAATCAG ATTTCACATGATATTGTGGAAGACTTAATAGTTCAAGGTGATCAAATAAAGGATACCCTTGAAGAACTTCAGGATGCAGTTCACTTGACAAAG GCTAATATAGTGCGCCACAACGAAGAAGCCctaaagaagataaataaaacacacaatGAAACAAGGAGATCAAAGTATGAACATAAGGACCCCATTGATGGCTCACAAATCTCAAGTACACGCCTTTCCTTGGGTTCTGGATTAGATGATTCAGAAATGCCTATGCCACCTCTTGCCCTGGCACCCCTACAAATGCACAGTATAAG ACCATGCGACATTTCTAATGTGCTTTTAGATATGGTCGAGACTGTGAGACCACTAGCACTTACTCAGCAAAGAGTAGTGGAGCTAGGTGAGAACTCAGCTTCCCTGCAAGTTGCTGTTGAAGAACCAGCTTTGAGGCAAGCTCTGAGCAACCTCATCGAAGGTGCATTGTTGCGCACTCATGTTGGGGGGAAAGTTGAAATTTTGTCGACCAGAGCTCCTGCTGGCGGTAGTCTTGTAgtaattgatgatgatggtccTGATATGCGCTATATG ACGCAAATGCATTCGCTAACACCATTTGGAGCAGAACTCCTGTCGGAAAACATGGTTGAAGACAATATGACATGGAACTTTGTGGCTGGTTTAACCGTAGCCCGAGAGATCCTGGAGAGTTACGGATGCGTGATCAGGGTTATATCACCTCGCAGCTCCGATGCAGCCTTAGGAGCTGGCGGTACTCGTGTAGAGCTCTGGCTGCCTGCCTTCCCTGCAGCAGTATCTGAAGCCAATGAAGCATAG